The following nucleotide sequence is from Phycisphaera sp..
CACCGCCGCCCATGGCGTCGATCTCGCCGATGTAATTGAGCGCCTGCTCCTCGACCTCGTCGGTCAGCGCCTCGACGAAGTAGCTGCCTCCCAAGGGGTCGACCGTGCGCGTCACGCCGGTCTCGTGGGCCAGGATCTGCTGCGTGCGGAGCGCGACCGTCACGGCCTGCTCGGTGGGCAGGCCCAGCGTCTCGTCCATGCTGTCGGTGTGCAGGCTCTGGCAGCCGCCCAGCACGCCGGCCATGGCCTGGTAGGCCACGCGCACGATGTTGTTCAGCGGCTGCTGCTCGGTGAGGCTGCACCCGGCCGTCTGCACGTGCGTCTTCATGTACCACGAACGATCGCTCTTGGCGCCGTACCGCTCTCGCATCATGCGGGCCCAGATGCGCCGCGCCGCCCGCAGCTTGCAGACCTCCTCGAAGAACTCGTTGTGGCTGTTGAAGAAGAAACTGAGCCGCGGGCCGAAGCTGTCGATGTCGAGCCCTCGCAGCAAGCACGCCTCGACGTATTCCATGCCGTCACGCAGGGTGAAGGCCAGTTCCTGAGGGCCCGTGCTGCCCGCCTCGCGGATGTGGTAGCCGCTGATGCTCACCGAGTTCCACTTGGGCATGTGCTTGGCCTGGAACTCGATGGTGTCGACGACGAGTTTGACCGAGGGCTCGGGCGGATAAATGAACTCGTTCTGGGCGTGGAACTCCTTGAGGATGTCGTTCTGCAAGGTTCCGCCAAGATCCGCGATATCGAACCCGCGCTGCTTGGCCATCGCCAGGTACATCGCCCAGATCACCGCCGCCGGCCCGTTGATGGTCTGGCTGATGGTCACCTGATCGATGGGGATGTCGGCGTACAGCCGGTGCATGTCCTCGATGGTGTCGATCGCCACGCCGCACTTGCCCACCTCGCCGACGCTCAGCGCGTCATCGCTGTCGCGGCCCATCAGCGTCGGCAGGTCGAAGGCGGTCGAGAGCCCGGTGTTGGCCTTGGTCTTGGTCGTCGCGCCCGCGTTGAGCAGGTACTTGAACCGCTGGTTGGTGTCGTCGGCACTGCCGAAGCCCGCGAACTGCCGCATCGTCCACAGCCGGCTGCGGTAGCCCTGGGGGTACAGCCCGCGCGTGTACGGATACTGCCCCGGCTCGCTGATGTCGCGGTCGTAGTTCTGCAGCGAGGTCGCGGGGTTATCGGGCCCATACATCTGGTCGAGCACGATGCCCGAGATCGTGACGGCGGCCGGGTCGACGGTGGTTTGCCCGTTGCTATCCAGGCCAGTGCCGGTGATGCTGGTGTTCGCGGTGGTCATGGTCGTCTCCATAGGCCCGAATGCGGGCCGGGCGGCCAGTAAAGTCTCTCTCCGAATCCGTCCTCAAGTATACGTCCAGGGGCCGGACAGCCCGCAAAAAAGCACGGCCGGTAGGGTTCTACTGACCGCCGCAACGAAGCCATGCAGCGGGATGTATGCATTGCTATGAAGACCGCCGCACTCGCCGCCGCCCTGAGCATCCCCGCCGCCGCCCTTGCCCAGGATGAGATCTGGATCAACCACGAGGGCGACGCCGCACTGGAGGCCACCGGCTTCGCCTCGAGCGCCGTGCGCATGCCCGACTCGCTGCGCATCGCCGCCGATGACTTTGCCATCGGCGCGCCCACCACCACCACGATCACCGAGATCGTGTTCTACTCGGTGTGGATCGACCCGCCTGTAATCCTGGGCGGGGACTGGTACATCTACGAGTACGACGAGCGCTCCGGAGCGCCGGGCGCGCTCATCGTGGGCGAGGCCGACGCCGCCATCGAGGTCGAGCCGAGCGGGCTGACCAGCGCCAGCTTCGGCACCATCTACCGCAACTCGATGACCGTCAACGTGCAACTCGATACGGGCCGCTACTTCCTGGGCTTCCGCACCCACTGCGCGCCCGGGGCCGGCAAGCCAGTGAACGCACCGCTGCACCCCGAATGGACCAACGGCGACGCCACGGCACAGTGGAACTTCTCGGTCTTCGAGAGCGGCGACGCTCTCGAAGACTGGGTGCCGATGACCGTCTTCAACCCCACGCCCAAGGAGTGGGCCTTCGAGCTCTACGGCACCGTCGCCCTCGACTGCGCCGCCGACCTCGACATGGACGGCGCCCTGACCATCTTCGATTTCCTCATGTTCCAGAACCTGTTCGACGCCGGCGACCCCATCGCCGACTTCGATGGCGACGGTGAGCTCACGATTTTTGATTTCCTGGCGTTCCAGAACGCCTTCGACATGGGTTGCCCGTAAGGCTCAGTCCTTCGCCAGCGCGTCGGCGAGCTTCTGCAGCACCCCGCACACATCCGCGCCCAACCGCTCGGACACCTCACGCTGCGCTGCCTCCCAGTGCGGTACGGCGTCTTGAAGCAACTGCCTGCCGTCGGCGGTGAGCGTGTAGCGACGCACTCGCTTATCGGCTTCGCAGTCCGCGCACTCGGCCAAGCCCCGCTCGACCAATCGATCAAGGTTCCGGCTCAGCGTGCTCGTGTCGGTGTGCGTTGCCTCGGCCAGTTCTCGCTGGCTGGGCTGGCCCAGCTTGGCCAGGGTGCCGAGCAACGCTATCTGCGTGCCCCGCAGGCCGACCTCCCGCAGCCGCTCGTCGAACACGCCCGCAACGAGCCGATCGGCCTGGCGGATGGCCGACGCCAGGCAGCCCGTGAAGGTGGCCGCGAGTTGCTGATCGTCTTGCGTGGGTGGTGCTGGCATAGAGGACTCCAACAGAGACCAATCGATGCACATGCAAGTATATTCCCGGACGAGCCTCGTTCGTTGCGGCGTCGCCTCTCGGCAACATGATGCACGACAGCGTTGCGTAGGGCCACCACACCCACGTCCGATACGCTCCGACACGGTCCCAGAACCCAGGGATTTCGTGGTTATCACCCACTTTCGGCTTTGGCACCGGGGTTGAAGGTGTACTAACGAGCCGTCCCGGGTGCGGGCCGGCGACAACATCAGAGAGGGTAGAAAATGAAGAACGTCTTGAAGGTCTCCGACAGCGGCAAGCGGATCATGCTCCTTACGGTGCTCAGCTTCATCGCCCTTATGTGAGCCCAACGAGGCCCTGGCGCAAGCCTGGGCTCCGGGGGCTCGCAATCTCATGCGCAAACAAAAAGCCCGGGCTTGCGCCCGGGCCTCGTTGCGTTGATTTGGAACCTACAAGATCAGAGCTCGATCTTGTTGGTGCCCATCGCGTCGTGGTCGTCCATGCCGCCTCGGGTTGGGCCCGGGTCGGCGGTGTAGGAGCCGTCGCCCGCATCGCCCCACTGGGCACGCTTCAGGCTCAGGCCGATCTTGCGATCGCTGATGTCCACACGCAGGATCTTCACGTCGACCTCGTCGTTGGCCTTGACCACCTCCTGGGGGTCTTCGACCTTGTGGTCGGCCAGCTCGGAGATATGCAGCAGGCCCTCGAGATCGTCCTCGAGCTCGACGAACACGCCGAAGTTGGTGATCTTGGTGACCTTGCCTCGCACGACCATGCCGGGCTGGTAGGCACCGGGGATGGCGTTGAGCCAGGGATCCTCGGTGAGCTGCTTGACGCCCAGGCTGATGCGCTGCTTCTCCTGGTCGACGTCGAGCACCACGCACTTCACGTTGTCGCCCTTGGTGACGATCTCGTTGGGGTGGGTGACCTTCTTGGTCCAGCTCATGTCGCTGACGTGCAGCAGACCATCGATGCCCGGCTCGATCTCGATGAACGCGCCGTAGTTGGCCAGGTTCCGCACCGAGCCCTCGATGATGGTGCCGGGAGGATACTTCTCGGCCACCAGCTCCCAGGGGTTCACCTCGGTCTGCTTCATGCCGAGGCTGATTTCCTGCTTGTTCTTGTCGATGTCCAAAACGACAACGTCGACCTCGTCGCCCGCGTTGACCACCTCGCTGGGGTGGTTCACGCGACGCGTCCAGCTCATCTCGGAGATGTGGACCAGGCCCTCGATGCCATCTTCCAGACGCACAAAGGCGCCGTAGGACATGATGTTGACCACCTCGCCGCGGATACGGCTGCCCACGGGGTACTTGGCCTCGATGGCCTCCCACGGGCTGGGGTCCTTCTGCTTGAGGCCCAGGGCGATCTTCTCCTTCTGCATGTCGATGGAGAGGACCTTGACCTCGACCTCGTCGTCGACCTTGAGCATCTCGCTGGGGTGGTTCACCCGGCTCCAGCTCATGTCGGTGATGTGCAGCAGGCCGTCGATGCCGCCCAGATCGATGAACGCGCCGAAGTCGGCCAGGTTCTTGACCTGGCCCTTGACGATCTGGCCCTCTTCCAGGGTCTCCAGCAGGCGCTTCTTGGCGCTGTCGCGCTCCTTCTCGATCAACCGTCGACGGCTAATGACGATGTTGCGGCGCTCGGTGTCGATCTTGAGCACCATCGCGCGGACCGAGCGGCCCACGAAGTCGCGCACGTCGTGCGGGCGTCGCACGTCGACCTGGCTGGCCGGCAGGAACACCGGCACGCCGATGTCGACCAGCAGGCCGCCCTTGATCTGCTTGACGACCTTGCCCTCGACGATGTCGTCTTCCTTGGTGTTGTCGACGATGCGGTTCCAGGCGATCTGGCGATCGGCCTGGCGCTTGGACACCTCAACCACGCCGCTGGAGCCCTCCAGGCTCCGCAGCAGCACGTCGACGGTCTCGCCGATTTTGGGCTCTTCGTCGAACTCGTCCTTGGGCACCAGGCCCTCGCTCTTGAGCCCGACTTCCACCACGACATCGTCACCGGCATAACCGATAATCTTGCCCTTGATGATCTTGCCGGGTTCGAGGTCGGCAATCTGGGTATCCAGCAGGTCGTTCATGTCGCCTTGGGCCACAGCCTCGCCCAGCGCTTCACGAACCATCGCTTCCGCCTCGGTGTCTTCGAGGCCGAGCGATGCGATCAGGGTTTCATCCACCATAAAGTTGTGTCTCTCAGATCGGTCGTGCTCGCTGGAGTCGGGGCCGCCGGGCCACCCGATGCCAATCGACACGCCGCCGTGCCGGCTTGTCATGCCCCGCGGGCACGCCTCACAAGCCGACCCGCCCGAAGGCGGCTGAAGAATCGTTCTTGGTTCCGGGGCGCCACCACAACGCCTAAGGCACGAATCCGGACCGGCGGAACGGGAACTCGATACTAGGCACTCACCATATGGGGTGGCCCGCACTCCCGTTCGGCTCACGGCAGGATAGCCGCCCAGAAAATCGGGCTCGGACGGTGAATAGGCCTCCGATAATGCCCACCACTCGGAGCGCTTTTTCCTTCCATTCCGGCTAGCCTTAGGGCTCAACGCTGCACGCGGAGAACCGGCCGATGGGAACACCGTTGGGCCGATGGCGAGCGGTGGCTGGGGCCTTGGGAATTTCGGGCCCAATCCGGGCCCAAAAAGACCGATACCCAGGGCAGAAAGCACGAGGACGCAGGCGAACGGATGGGCCGCTCGCTCGTAGGTTCGGACTCGTAGGCCAGACATAGTTGACGGGCCGCCCGGAGGGACTCCGGCGGCCGGTCGGGGTTGGCGGACCCCGCACCGGATGGAACCGCCGCATTCACTGTGAGGCAGCCGTAGCAATGACAACGATCGCGACGCAGACCCAAGGCTCGGCGGGGGGGCCCTCCCTCGACGAAGACAACCGCAACCCGGTCTTCGATGAGCTTGGGTTCCCCAAGGATCCCAACAACCTCTACACCCAAACGGTC
It contains:
- a CDS encoding methylmalonyl-CoA mutase family protein, coding for MTTANTSITGTGLDSNGQTTVDPAAVTISGIVLDQMYGPDNPATSLQNYDRDISEPGQYPYTRGLYPQGYRSRLWTMRQFAGFGSADDTNQRFKYLLNAGATTKTKANTGLSTAFDLPTLMGRDSDDALSVGEVGKCGVAIDTIEDMHRLYADIPIDQVTISQTINGPAAVIWAMYLAMAKQRGFDIADLGGTLQNDILKEFHAQNEFIYPPEPSVKLVVDTIEFQAKHMPKWNSVSISGYHIREAGSTGPQELAFTLRDGMEYVEACLLRGLDIDSFGPRLSFFFNSHNEFFEEVCKLRAARRIWARMMRERYGAKSDRSWYMKTHVQTAGCSLTEQQPLNNIVRVAYQAMAGVLGGCQSLHTDSMDETLGLPTEQAVTVALRTQQILAHETGVTRTVDPLGGSYFVEALTDEVEEQALNYIGEIDAMGGGVWKGCEDAKPTGGKPIGGYGGVVEGIHQGYFRRKIAEASYRFSEECEAHDRIIVGVNEYKDDSEGRPIDILQIGPEVETTQLDRLSDFKSRRNADETKKALDAIRTACQQGENVMPHLIEGALANATLGEMVQAMADIYGRYAGGPEW
- a CDS encoding MarR family winged helix-turn-helix transcriptional regulator, producing MPAPPTQDDQQLAATFTGCLASAIRQADRLVAGVFDERLREVGLRGTQIALLGTLAKLGQPSQRELAEATHTDTSTLSRNLDRLVERGLAECADCEADKRVRRYTLTADGRQLLQDAVPHWEAAQREVSERLGADVCGVLQKLADALAKD
- a CDS encoding 30S ribosomal protein S1, producing MVDETLIASLGLEDTEAEAMVREALGEAVAQGDMNDLLDTQIADLEPGKIIKGKIIGYAGDDVVVEVGLKSEGLVPKDEFDEEPKIGETVDVLLRSLEGSSGVVEVSKRQADRQIAWNRIVDNTKEDDIVEGKVVKQIKGGLLVDIGVPVFLPASQVDVRRPHDVRDFVGRSVRAMVLKIDTERRNIVISRRRLIEKERDSAKKRLLETLEEGQIVKGQVKNLADFGAFIDLGGIDGLLHITDMSWSRVNHPSEMLKVDDEVEVKVLSIDMQKEKIALGLKQKDPSPWEAIEAKYPVGSRIRGEVVNIMSYGAFVRLEDGIEGLVHISEMSWTRRVNHPSEVVNAGDEVDVVVLDIDKNKQEISLGMKQTEVNPWELVAEKYPPGTIIEGSVRNLANYGAFIEIEPGIDGLLHVSDMSWTKKVTHPNEIVTKGDNVKCVVLDVDQEKQRISLGVKQLTEDPWLNAIPGAYQPGMVVRGKVTKITNFGVFVELEDDLEGLLHISELADHKVEDPQEVVKANDEVDVKILRVDISDRKIGLSLKRAQWGDAGDGSYTADPGPTRGGMDDHDAMGTNKIEL